One Pararge aegeria chromosome 4, ilParAegt1.1, whole genome shotgun sequence DNA segment encodes these proteins:
- the LOC120623300 gene encoding uncharacterized protein LOC120623300 isoform X2 — MNHYLYRTALMRTPASIGILILNSLCVCVRPYDFSISNPLKPDVSIYPQICFMDIKPFYCPKVSPRLDPANMPYAIQAGRQRQRYNSYRTNARPYIDPSFVFLKGTLDNDLRRRPPIYYSPQTYLQSSVKHAPNPDIHRSFLYNSLPLEHGKNNYEVTTVETEIKPSSDYSILTSRSDVVAVSESTTAVPFVKVPERSSDTPANVSLFDKFTQSLDRFERKFYQITFIKLLSISPPGHLVNGISFAQSGLFLYLALTALSTEVDSVSSAEIDRYLHLQLSDSGKIKLLNQIVSWLPTSSVNLKFRWATRLVLEAGLPVTQKFRQGSAPALKLQVEWLNGTETLGNLTKTLNSRVKTDSGGAMRNTFEEDDFSEGACSILLNTLYFRARWRSPPTVLNGSRPFHDSELTQPQRSVRMIRINDVMRYADIEEWNAEMGISRLVETNNAKTSGCGELRLSHAVQRIMFWAEAGRNAYKDDGIEWDETPEKEIIVDRPYLFFVRWKNVTLMNGNFAL; from the exons ATGAATCACTACCTATATCGAACCGCTCTAATGAGAACTCCGGCCAGTATTggaatactaatattaaatagtcTATGTGTTTGTGTGAGACCGTATGATTTTTCAATATCGAATCCATTAAAGCCTGATGTCTCAATCTACCCGCAAATATGTTTTATGGATATCAAACCGTTCTACTGTCCAAAAGTCTCGCCTAGGCTTGATCCAGCTAACATGCCATATGCCATTCAAGCAGGTAGACAACGTCAAAGATATAACTCATATAGAACAAATGCACGCCCATACATAGATCCAAGTTTCGTGTTTCTGAAAGGAACACTGGATAATGATCTCAGACGGCGACCACCTATTTACTATAGCCCACAGACATATTTACAGTCTTCTGTTAAACACGCACCCAATCCTGATATTCACAGAagctttttatataattcaCTTCCACTGGAACacggaaaaaataattatgaagtaACAACCGTGGAGACTGAGATTAAACCTTCGTCAGATTATTCAATATTGACTTCACGGAGTGATGTAGTAGCCGTGAGTGAATCAACAACAGCTGTACCATTTGTAAAAGTTCCAGAGAGAAGTTCCGATACACCAGCCAATGTTTcattatttgataaatttacCCAGTCATTAGACCGATTTGAACGTAAGTTTTATCAG aTCACATTTATTAAGCTTTTATCCATAAGCCCGCCCGGCCACCTGGTAAATGGGATCAGTTTCGCTCAGTCCGGCCTGTTTCTATACTTGGCGCTCACTGCGTTGTCCACGGAAGTTGATTCGGTTTCTTCGGCCGAAATTGACAGATACTTGCATCTGCAATTATCTGACTCA GGCAAGATAAAGCTTCTAAATCAGATTGTTTCCTGGCTCCCAACATCAAGTGTCAATCTGAAGTTCCGCTGGGCTACACGTCTGGTACTGGAAGCAGGGTTACCAGTAACTCAAAAATTTCGGCAAGGATCTGCTCCTGCTCTTAAGTTACAAGTGGAATGGTTAAACGGGACAGAAACATTGGGCAATTTAACAAAAACGCTCAACAGCAGG GTGAAAACAGATTCTGGTGGTGCAATGCGCAATACTTTCGAAGAAGACGATTTTTCCGAGGGTGCATGTTCCATTCTGCTGAACACTTTGTACTTTCGTGCGCGGTGGCGGTCTCCGCCCACCGTGCTCAATGGCTCACGACCTTTTCATGACTCTGAGCTCACCCAACCTCAACGGTCTGTAAGAATGATCAGAATAAATGACGTCATGCGGTATGCCGATATCGAGGAATGGAATGCTGAG ATGGGTATTTCACGCTTAGTTGAAACAAATAACGCCAAGACCAGTGGATGTGGAGAGCTGAGGTTGTCGCACGCGGTCCAGCGGATCATGTTTTGGGCGGAGGCTGGTCGGAACGCCTACAAAGATGACG gaATAGAATGGGATGAGACTCCGGAAAAAGAAATTATTGTGGACCGCCCGTACCTTTTCTTCGTTCGATGGAAAAACGTTACATTAATGAATGGAAATTTTGCATTATAG
- the LOC120623300 gene encoding serpin B7-like isoform X1, which translates to MNHYLYRTALMRTPASIGILILNSLCVCVRPYDFSISNPLKPDVSIYPQICFMDIKPFYCPKVSPRLDPANMPYAIQAGRQRQRYNSYRTNARPYIDPSFVFLKGTLDNDLRRRPPIYYSPQTYLQSSVKHAPNPDIHRSFLYNSLPLEHGKNNYEVTTVETEIKPSSDYSILTSRSDVVAVSESTTAVPFVKVPERSSDTPANVSLFDKFTQSLDRFERKFYQITFIKLLSISPPGHLVNGISFAQSGLFLYLALTALSTEVDSVSSAEIDRYLHLQLSDSGKIKLLNQIVSWLPTSSVNLKFRWATRLVLEAGLPVTQKFRQGSAPALKLQVEWLNGTETLGNLTKTLNSRVKTDSGGAMRNTFEEDDFSEGACSILLNTLYFRARWRSPPTVLNGSRPFHDSELTQPQRSVRMIRINDVMRYADIEEWNAEALEIKYATPGLTLMLLIPKGHTLRNLAKNVTTSSLWELDKKLLSMRVAAILPIYTLRMTLLLPGKLETMGISRLVETNNAKTSGCGELRLSHAVQRIMFWAEAGRNAYKDDGIEWDETPEKEIIVDRPYLFFVRWKNVTLMNGNFAL; encoded by the exons ATGAATCACTACCTATATCGAACCGCTCTAATGAGAACTCCGGCCAGTATTggaatactaatattaaatagtcTATGTGTTTGTGTGAGACCGTATGATTTTTCAATATCGAATCCATTAAAGCCTGATGTCTCAATCTACCCGCAAATATGTTTTATGGATATCAAACCGTTCTACTGTCCAAAAGTCTCGCCTAGGCTTGATCCAGCTAACATGCCATATGCCATTCAAGCAGGTAGACAACGTCAAAGATATAACTCATATAGAACAAATGCACGCCCATACATAGATCCAAGTTTCGTGTTTCTGAAAGGAACACTGGATAATGATCTCAGACGGCGACCACCTATTTACTATAGCCCACAGACATATTTACAGTCTTCTGTTAAACACGCACCCAATCCTGATATTCACAGAagctttttatataattcaCTTCCACTGGAACacggaaaaaataattatgaagtaACAACCGTGGAGACTGAGATTAAACCTTCGTCAGATTATTCAATATTGACTTCACGGAGTGATGTAGTAGCCGTGAGTGAATCAACAACAGCTGTACCATTTGTAAAAGTTCCAGAGAGAAGTTCCGATACACCAGCCAATGTTTcattatttgataaatttacCCAGTCATTAGACCGATTTGAACGTAAGTTTTATCAG aTCACATTTATTAAGCTTTTATCCATAAGCCCGCCCGGCCACCTGGTAAATGGGATCAGTTTCGCTCAGTCCGGCCTGTTTCTATACTTGGCGCTCACTGCGTTGTCCACGGAAGTTGATTCGGTTTCTTCGGCCGAAATTGACAGATACTTGCATCTGCAATTATCTGACTCA GGCAAGATAAAGCTTCTAAATCAGATTGTTTCCTGGCTCCCAACATCAAGTGTCAATCTGAAGTTCCGCTGGGCTACACGTCTGGTACTGGAAGCAGGGTTACCAGTAACTCAAAAATTTCGGCAAGGATCTGCTCCTGCTCTTAAGTTACAAGTGGAATGGTTAAACGGGACAGAAACATTGGGCAATTTAACAAAAACGCTCAACAGCAGG GTGAAAACAGATTCTGGTGGTGCAATGCGCAATACTTTCGAAGAAGACGATTTTTCCGAGGGTGCATGTTCCATTCTGCTGAACACTTTGTACTTTCGTGCGCGGTGGCGGTCTCCGCCCACCGTGCTCAATGGCTCACGACCTTTTCATGACTCTGAGCTCACCCAACCTCAACGGTCTGTAAGAATGATCAGAATAAATGACGTCATGCGGTATGCCGATATCGAGGAATGGAATGCTGAG GCATTGGAGATTAAATATGCAACACCTGGTCTAACACTCATGCTGCTGATCCCCAAAGGGCACACACTCCGTAACTTGGCAAAAAATGTGACTACGTCAAGCCTATGGGAACTTGATAAGAAATTACTTTCAATGCGGGTAGCCGCGATCCTGCCGATTTACACGCTGCGCATGACACTGCTGTTACCTGGGAAACTTGAAacg ATGGGTATTTCACGCTTAGTTGAAACAAATAACGCCAAGACCAGTGGATGTGGAGAGCTGAGGTTGTCGCACGCGGTCCAGCGGATCATGTTTTGGGCGGAGGCTGGTCGGAACGCCTACAAAGATGACG gaATAGAATGGGATGAGACTCCGGAAAAAGAAATTATTGTGGACCGCCCGTACCTTTTCTTCGTTCGATGGAAAAACGTTACATTAATGAATGGAAATTTTGCATTATAG
- the LOC120623301 gene encoding acetylcholine receptor subunit beta-type acr-2-like, which produces MVRYGPLLALVLYFLANPVWSDDSSDTKQVEHDEMKLHTDVLKEYNSDMRPVRDHKSAVTVKVRFALKYLSFDSSEEMVTVHSWVALNWNDAFLTWTPSDYGDINEIQIESHEIWTPGMALFNADATSYNSDSFYTTCLVTNTGKVTCVPHLAHTGICRTTLKRWPYDVQNCTLYFGSWMHTGEQINFTFYNLKPVVLDDFQNGAGWKLLNVVNERLPGKYNLNSTYPMLKYTFMLRREAAGLAAIVVAPSVILVLVTLASLLLDVKDNTRLILLCFSLFGHFTMTSEIGYVVPKLSTDTPIILLLVRDSMIITLTAIFVTMVLMSLRKQVVPAPAWIMTLNRLVSIGPGKYMVFTEFDPSDGAEGKIVSEDPRTEEKSTRSASDWIKFATVLNNLTFVILLFVYIILICTCIPSDK; this is translated from the coding sequence ATGGTGCGTTACGGTCCTCTACTTGCTCTAGTGCTTTACTTTCTTGCAAACCCTGTTTGGAGTGATGACAGTTCTGATACCAAGCAAGTAGAACACGACGAAATGAAATTGCACACCGATGTACTAAAAGAATATAACAGTGACATGCGACCGGTGAGAGACCACAAAAGCGCTGTCACCGTCAAAGTGCGTTTCGCGTTGAAGTATTTAAGTTTCGATTCTTCAGAAGAAATGGTCACCGTGCACAGTTGGGTGGCACTGAATTGGAATGACGCGTTTTTAACTTGGACGCCCAGTGACTACGGTGATATTAACGAGATCCAAATCGAGAGCCATGAAATATGGACACCAGGCATGGCCCTGTTCAATGCAGATGCCACATCATATAACAGCGATtcattttacaccacctgtttAGTAACTAACACGGGAAAGGTCACTTGCGTTCCGCACCTTGCTCACACAGGCATTTGTAGAACAACGCTTAAAAGATGGCCGTATGATGTGCAAAATTGTACACTCTATTTCGGTTCATGGATGCACACTGGAGAACagattaattttacattttacaatttaaaaccgGTAGTGCTCGATGATTTTCAAAATGGTGCCGGTTGGAAACTTTTGAACGTCGTCAACGAGCGATTACCAGGAAAATACAACCTCAACAGCACGTATCCCATGCTTAAATATACGTTTATGTTACGCAGAGAAGCGGCCGGCCTCGCAGCTATCGTTGTTGCCCCATCAGTTATTTTGGTGCTAGTAACGCTGGCGTCTCTATTACTTGACGTTAAGGATAATACGAGATTAATACTCCTGTGCTTCAGTTTGTTCGGTCATTTTACGATGACTAGTGAAATAGGATATGTAGTACCTAAACTGAGCACAGATACACCGATTATACTATTACTTGTAAGAGATTCAATGATAATCACTCTAACTGCAATTTTCGTGACTATGGTGCTGATGTCCTTACGAAAGCAAGTGGTGCCTGCTCCAGCTTGGATTAtgacacttaatcgcttagttAGCATTGGGCCAGGAAAATATATGGTTTTTACAGAGTTCGATCCAAGCGATGGTGCTGAAGGCAAAATAGTGTCCGAAGATCCGAGAACTGAGGAGAAAAGCACTCGTTCCGCCTCCGACTGGATAAAATTCGCTACTGTGCTAAATAACCTCACTTTTGTCATACTTCTATtcgtttatataatattaatttgtactTGTATCCCGagtgataaataa
- the LOC120623543 gene encoding dnaJ homolog subfamily C member 5: protein MDKRKLSTAGDSLYLILQVPKTATADDVKKSYRKLALKYHPDKNPNNPEAADKFKEVNRAHTILSDATKRNIYDNYGSLGLYIAEQFGEENVNAYFVVTSTWCKVLFTVCGILTGCYFCCCLCCCCNCCCGKCKPRPPEESGDYHTLERDDSDGVQPVTLQPGGEGRPANNQAPPISMPAPQPAGASENTGLNTGSSIPKYT, encoded by the exons ATGGATAAAAGAAAACTCTCCACCGCGGGCGATAGCCTTTATCTAATACTGCAAGTCCCTAAAACTGCAACGGCCGACGATGTCAAGAAAAGTTACCGCAAATTAGCATTAAAATATCATCCAGACAAAAATCCAAACAACCCGGAAGCTGCAGACAAGTTTAAGGAGGTAAATCGCGCTCACACAATTCTGAGTGACGCTACAAAACGAAACATATATGATAACTACGGCTCCCTCGGGTTATACATAGCTGAGCAATTCGGAGAAGAAAACGTCAACGCCTATTTCGTCGTTACGAGCACTTGGTGCAAAGTGCTTTTCACCGTATGCGGCATTTTAACTGGATGCTACTTCTGTTGTTGTCTGTGCTGCTGCTGTAATTGCTGCTGCGGCAAGTGCAAGCCACGTCCGCCCGAAGAATCTGGTGATTACCACACGCTGGAGCGTGATGATTCCGACGGTGTCCAGCCCGTGACGCTGCAGCCGGGTGGGGAAGGGCGCCCGGCCAATAACCAGGCACCACCTATCTCAATGCCTGCGCCACAGCCCGCCGGCGCCTCCGAAAACACTGGCCTCAATACAG GGAGCAGTATTCCAAAATACACATGA
- the LOC120623440 gene encoding protein Mpv17, with protein MYLAMAKARGIFQIYKKVLARRPYLVQAIQTGALMGAGDIISQTLIEKKSIAAVDFKRTLQFSSIGFFVGGPALRVWYGLLNKHVGASGKTVAMKKVFVDQFIFAPTFLFFILVAVGTMQGKPWDSIRRDISYNYLDVLKTNYYIWPWVQLVNFYYIPLQYQVLLVQFVALFWNTYLSWKTNSKRPVE; from the exons ATGTACTTGGCCATGGCGAAAGCTCGTggtatttttcaaatatataaaaaagttctTGCAAGGCGACCCTACTTAGTTCAAGCTATTCAAACTGGAGCTTTAATGGGGGCTGGTGATATTATTTCGCAaactttaatagaaaaaaagtcCATAGCTGCTGTTGATTTTAAAAGAACTCTTCAATTTTCATCTATTGGATTCTTTGTTGGT GGTCCAGCTTTACGTGTATGGTATGGTCTTCTAAACAAACATGTAGGTGCCAGTGGTAAAACTGTAGCCATGAAAAAAGTATTTGTAGATCAATTCATATTTGCACCaacattcttattttttatcctAGTGGCTGTTGGTACTATGCAAGGAAAGCCTTGGGATTCAATAAGAAGGGAcattagttataattatttagatgtTCTAAAAACTAACTACTATATTTGGCCTTGGGTAcaattagttaatttttattatattccccTACAATATCAAGTATTATTAGTGCAATTTGTTGCACTTTTTTGGAATACATATTTGTCATGGAAAACCAACAGTAAACGGCCAGTAGAATAA